A stretch of Desulfobacteraceae bacterium DNA encodes these proteins:
- a CDS encoding threonylcarbamoyl-AMP synthase, whose product MKSKRPDSQIISNRFAVDPHRPDPAVIESAAGILRRGGVVVFPTRCLYGLAADALNAAAVARVFALKRRPVDNPLLVLVQDRSGVVPLVRRVTSAADLLMRHFWPGLVTVVFAAREGLPPNLTAGTGKIGIRVPSHPVAAALVQAFGGPLTGTSANISGQPGCARVAQLELELAAGVDALLDAGPLSGGPGSTVVDTTGEAPRVLRAGSVSARAVLRLLVNPQRQLD is encoded by the coding sequence TTGAAGTCAAAGCGGCCCGACTCGCAGATTATCTCTAACCGCTTCGCGGTCGACCCCCACCGACCGGACCCGGCGGTCATCGAAAGCGCTGCGGGAATTTTGCGCCGCGGCGGGGTGGTGGTCTTTCCCACCCGCTGTCTCTACGGCCTGGCCGCCGATGCGCTGAACGCCGCCGCGGTGGCGCGGGTCTTTGCCCTCAAGCGCCGGCCGGTCGACAACCCGCTCCTGGTGCTGGTGCAGGACCGGTCCGGGGTGGTGCCTCTGGTGCGGCGGGTGACATCCGCAGCCGATCTGTTGATGCGCCATTTCTGGCCGGGGCTGGTGACGGTGGTGTTTGCGGCGCGGGAGGGCCTGCCGCCAAATCTCACTGCCGGGACCGGCAAGATCGGCATCCGCGTGCCGTCCCACCCGGTGGCGGCCGCCCTTGTCCAGGCGTTTGGGGGGCCCCTCACCGGCACCAGCGCCAACATTTCCGGACAGCCCGGTTGCGCCCGGGTGGCGCAGCTGGAACTGGAGCTGGCCGCCGGGGTGGATGCACTCCTGGATGCCGGGCCGCTATCCGGTGGCCCGGGCTCCACCGTGGTGGACACCACCGGGGAGGCGCCGCGGGTGCTGCGCGCGGGCAGCGTTTCAGCCCGCGCCGTATTGCGCCTGCTGGTAAACCCTCAGCGGCAATTGGATTGA
- a CDS encoding ACT domain-containing protein, translating to MNETVRALWAKTRITTWPGDYLLVSLPHDALKTATLLATAGGDQFAALMVEKDAVSLTLRHEAWSSLFPKVHPLALAGPYRVVTLDLEIDLNISGYLLPAAERLAQAGIAIVPQCAFRMDHLLIRSEDAETAVSILTRFSAACARAEKASG from the coding sequence ATGAACGAAACCGTCCGCGCCCTATGGGCCAAAACACGCATCACGACCTGGCCGGGGGACTATCTGCTGGTCAGCCTGCCGCATGACGCACTCAAGACGGCCACCCTGCTGGCGACCGCCGGGGGAGATCAATTCGCGGCGCTGATGGTCGAAAAAGACGCGGTCTCCCTGACCCTGCGGCACGAGGCGTGGTCGTCGCTCTTCCCAAAGGTCCACCCACTGGCGCTCGCCGGCCCCTACCGGGTGGTGACGCTCGACCTCGAGATCGACCTGAACATTAGCGGTTACCTTTTGCCGGCGGCCGAGCGCCTGGCCCAAGCCGGAATCGCCATCGTTCCGCAGTGCGCTTTTCGGATGGACCACCTCCTGATCCGGTCGGAAGATGCAGAAACAGCGGTTTCGATTCTAACGCGATTTTCGGCCGCATGCGCCCGGGCAGAAAAGGCCTCGGGGTAG